From Sulfuracidifex tepidarius, one genomic window encodes:
- a CDS encoding glycosyltransferase family 4 protein: MKVVFLPLTTRPWDGIEVYSYELAKRFSRMGIDIVGVRISLENKVNEVNDHFKVIDVKTPNLKRQAYHFRVIYAYLQKHDLIKEADVVHAVGGYYLGVRFLPARKIVTVIGSSSLRERSSIKKQIRRIYSSFLYRGAQGYIFPNEVIKKEFMSYLKPKRHVVIPIGIDLDSMRVSESKAELRERLGLDKDEYIFLYLGQLVNGKRLPEMVKAFSLLLKEKPNSRLAMVSWGYLKNELQGLVNSLKIQDRVTFIPPVKYDERKYYYKASDAFLMLGDSFGDGGVSTAVMDALGSGLPILVSKHSPNVEVVKDGINGFCVDPSDVQSVKEAMIRIVEDPNLGKNSLEIAKRYTWEEVAKSTLEFYKQAFNDLEVSYELKM, from the coding sequence ATGAAAGTTGTCTTTCTGCCACTGACCACTAGGCCTTGGGACGGTATAGAGGTTTACTCATATGAACTCGCTAAACGATTCAGCAGGATGGGAATAGACATCGTGGGAGTAAGGATATCACTCGAAAATAAGGTAAACGAAGTGAACGACCACTTTAAGGTAATAGACGTTAAGACACCTAATTTAAAACGTCAGGCATACCATTTTAGAGTAATCTATGCTTACCTACAGAAACATGACTTAATAAAGGAAGCCGATGTGGTTCATGCAGTTGGTGGCTACTATCTAGGTGTCAGGTTTCTTCCAGCTAGGAAGATAGTAACAGTAATAGGTTCCAGTAGCCTTCGTGAGAGATCTTCAATAAAGAAGCAGATTAGGAGAATCTATTCGTCCTTCTTATACAGGGGAGCTCAGGGATACATTTTCCCCAACGAGGTCATTAAGAAGGAATTTATGAGTTATCTCAAGCCGAAGAGACACGTAGTGATACCAATAGGGATCGATCTGGATTCGATGAGAGTGAGTGAATCCAAGGCAGAGTTAAGAGAGAGGCTAGGTTTAGATAAGGATGAGTATATATTCCTTTATCTAGGGCAGCTGGTAAACGGGAAGAGGCTCCCTGAGATGGTTAAGGCGTTTAGCCTGTTACTCAAGGAGAAGCCAAACTCTAGGCTAGCGATGGTCAGTTGGGGTTATCTTAAGAACGAATTACAAGGTTTAGTGAATAGCCTCAAAATTCAGGATCGTGTCACTTTCATCCCTCCTGTAAAGTATGATGAAAGAAAGTATTACTATAAGGCATCTGACGCTTTCTTGATGCTTGGAGATTCATTCGGCGATGGGGGTGTAAGTACGGCTGTAATGGATGCTCTTGGCTCTGGACTTCCTATCCTAGTGTCGAAGCATAGTCCCAACGTAGAGGTGGTGAAAGATGGAATCAACGGATTCTGTGTTGATCCTTCAGACGTTCAGTCCGTCAAAGAAGCGATGATAAGGATCGTTGAAGATCCTAATCTCGGAAAGAATTCACTTGAAATCGCCAAACGTTATACATGGGAAGAAGTCGCCAAATCGACTCTGGAATTTTATAAACAAGCATTTAATGACCTAGAAGTTTCATATGAGTTAAAAATGTAA